From the Oxalobacter vibrioformis genome, the window CTGCCGGGATAATGCCCCGCTGAAAACGGACGATACTGCCCTTGTGCGGAAACAGGTTTTTCTCGCCGGTTTTTTCGGAAAAAACCATTGTGATTGCCTCACCATCTACCGTATTATCATGAGAAGGGCATTTTCAACCAACCGCAACGGAGGGGATCATGAAAATCGGCATTATCGGTGCAACAGGAAAATCCGGCAGCCTGCTTGCGGCAGAAGCCTTGAAGCAGGGGCATGACGTCACAGGCATTGTCCGCTTTGTCAACCGTGTCAGGGACAGCCGTATCCATGTTCTGGAAAGCGATCTTTTCGAGCTCAACCGCAACACGCTGAAAAGCTTTGATGTGGTTATCAATGCCTTTCGGGCGCCTTCGGGCAAGGAAGAAGAACATCTCACCTCGGTGGAGCACCTGATTGCGGTGTTTGAAGACCTGCCGGACGTGCGTTTCATGATGGTAGGCGGGGCAGGGAGCCTTTATGTCGATTTGCAAAAGAAAATCCCGCTGTATACCACGCCCGATTTCCCGAAAGACTTTCTGCCCACTGCTGCCAATATGGCAAAGGCATTTTCCCTGCTTGAAAAAAGCACGATCAACTGGACTTACATGAGCCCGGCAATCGAATTTGATTATGAGGGAAAGCGCACAGGCCGCTACACGCTCGGAAAGGATAATGTCATCACCAACACCAGGGGTGAGTCTTACATCAGCTATGCGGACTATGCCCTGGCGATGATTGATGAAGTCAAAAACCAGGCCTTTATCCGCCAGCGCTTTACCGCCGTATCAGAAAGAGGGTAAGAGAAGAAAGGGGGGCGCCCCTTTCAGTCATCCGTTTTGAGGGGAAGGGGGTCACCCTTTTTCGGATAGGTTCGCCTGACCCGCCGGGACATCAGCAGGTAAACCGTGCAGCCGGCCCGGATAATGACACCGGTAAGCAGCACATCCGAATAGCGCATGATGTTGGAGATAACATCACCATAGCCATACATCAGCGCAGGCAGGCAAAAGGCAAAGGAATGGCCGATCGGACCCGAGATCCAGAGTGCGGCAATTGCCCAGAATACCGAGCTTTTCTGGCGGCGTTTGAAAAGCATGGCGCCGCCGATCATGCTGATTGCCGCGCAGGTGATGACAACAAAAAGCACTGCGGTACGGAAGTAGTACCAGGTATAACGCTCCTGCAGCTGCGGAAAATCCAGTGATGCCGCAAGCAACTGGCTCCTGATGCCGATCATGATCAGAAGCGGCCATAAGACCAGCATGGCAAAAACCAGTACGCCGAGCCAGCCGAAGACGCCCGCGCGTCTCATCCCCTTACGTTTTTTCCCCTGCATTCG encodes:
- a CDS encoding NAD(P)-dependent oxidoreductase; amino-acid sequence: MKIGIIGATGKSGSLLAAEALKQGHDVTGIVRFVNRVRDSRIHVLESDLFELNRNTLKSFDVVINAFRAPSGKEEEHLTSVEHLIAVFEDLPDVRFMMVGGAGSLYVDLQKKIPLYTTPDFPKDFLPTAANMAKAFSLLEKSTINWTYMSPAIEFDYEGKRTGRYTLGKDNVITNTRGESYISYADYALAMIDEVKNQAFIRQRFTAVSERG
- a CDS encoding DUF2569 family protein is translated as MRRAGVFGWLGVLVFAMLVLWPLLIMIGIRSQLLAASLDFPQLQERYTWYYFRTAVLFVVITCAAISMIGGAMLFKRRQKSSVFWAIAALWISGPIGHSFAFCLPALMYGYGDVISNIMRYSDVLLTGVIIRAGCTVYLLMSRRVRRTYPKKGDPLPLKTDD